Proteins from a single region of Crassaminicella profunda:
- a CDS encoding sodium-dependent transporter, with protein MANINQNQDREQWGSKIGFILAASGSAVGLGNLWKFPYMAGKNGGGAFVLVYFIILFLVGFTLMLAEIVLGRHTQLNAIGAYRTIRKNFAWVGGLGVLAGFLILSFYSVVGGWVLNYLVKSLSGALNIMDAEVLGNMFGELISGTTIPIFYHGLFMLATLLIVLGGIGGGIEKSSKILMPGLFIMIIILAIRSMTLAGATEGIKYLLIPDFSKITIGVILDALGQVFFSLSLGMGCMITYGSYLSKDTNIPQSATIIPLIDTGVALLAGLAVLPAVFAFGFEPSAGPGLIFITFPAVFAQMPLGSFFAVMFFVLVLFAALSSSISLLEVCVAYAVDEWKFNRKSATIGLGLILFLIGIPCSLSFGPWADIHILPGKGFFDTFDFVASNILLPLGGLLLCIFVGWIWGTDKAIKEATNGGKLEFKLAGVWSFLLKYVGPVAIAIVFIRSLI; from the coding sequence ATGGCAAATATAAATCAAAATCAAGATAGAGAACAATGGGGCTCTAAAATAGGATTTATTTTAGCAGCATCAGGTTCAGCCGTAGGATTGGGAAATTTGTGGAAGTTCCCTTATATGGCAGGTAAGAATGGTGGAGGAGCTTTCGTACTAGTATATTTTATAATATTATTTCTTGTAGGTTTTACATTAATGCTAGCTGAAATTGTTTTAGGGAGACATACCCAATTAAATGCAATTGGTGCGTATAGAACAATACGTAAAAATTTTGCATGGGTTGGTGGATTAGGCGTTTTAGCTGGATTTTTAATCCTTTCATTCTATAGTGTTGTGGGGGGGTGGGTCCTCAATTATCTTGTAAAATCTTTAAGTGGTGCATTAAATATTATGGATGCAGAAGTTTTAGGCAATATGTTTGGAGAGTTAATATCTGGAACAACCATACCAATTTTTTATCATGGATTATTTATGTTAGCAACCCTTTTAATTGTACTTGGTGGTATCGGTGGAGGTATTGAGAAATCTAGTAAAATTTTAATGCCTGGACTTTTCATTATGATTATTATTCTTGCTATTCGCTCTATGACTTTAGCAGGTGCTACTGAAGGAATTAAATATCTTTTGATTCCCGATTTTTCTAAGATCACAATAGGTGTTATACTTGATGCACTTGGACAAGTATTCTTCTCATTAAGTTTAGGTATGGGATGTATGATTACTTATGGTAGTTATTTAAGTAAGGATACAAATATTCCACAAAGTGCTACAATTATTCCTCTCATTGATACGGGAGTTGCGTTGCTTGCAGGTCTTGCTGTATTGCCAGCAGTTTTTGCTTTTGGTTTTGAGCCATCAGCTGGACCAGGATTAATATTTATTACATTCCCTGCAGTATTTGCACAGATGCCTTTAGGATCATTCTTTGCAGTAATGTTCTTTGTATTAGTATTATTTGCAGCTTTATCTTCATCTATTTCATTGCTAGAAGTATGTGTGGCTTATGCAGTTGATGAATGGAAATTCAATCGTAAGTCTGCTACAATTGGGCTTGGGCTAATATTATTTTTAATAGGTATTCCATGTTCATTATCATTTGGACCATGGGCAGATATTCATATCTTACCTGGCAAAGGTTTTTTTGATACCTTTGACTTTGTTGCAAGTAATATTTTACTTCCATTAGGAGGATTACTATTATGTATCTTTGTTGGATGGATTTGGGGAACAGATAAGGCCATCAAGGAAGCTACAAATGGTGGAAAATTAGAATTTAAATTGGCTGGTGTTTGGTCATTCCTTCTTAAATATGTTGGTCCAGTAGCTATTGCTATCGTGTTCATACGATCATTAATATAA
- the hflX gene encoding GTPase HflX, with protein sequence MQFNDNNEIMEAIQQRAILVGLSTGSKKEITTIENSLKELEELANAAGAKVLHKMIQNKQKIDTTFYIGKGKVEEIKILCDELDANLVIFNDELSGAQIRNLEEAIQRTIIDRTTLILDIFAQRAQSKEGKLQVELAQLRYRLPRLIGLGKSLSRTGAGIGTRGPGEKKLELDRRHILDRISDIKGQLGEIKKNREVQRKQRKKNEMPVVALVGYTNAGKSTLMNKLITMTDSSEEKEVYAKDMLFATLDTSHRKIILPSKEEFILIDTVGFVSKLPHSLIEAFKATLEEVEEADLLLHIVDATNQDYEMQMKVTKQVLEELNVKDKPIILIFNKIDKVENIYIPSGEDILHLSAVEGIGVEELVSKVKGKIFSHMKKVELLIPYDRGDIVSYLCDKTKVEKCEYREDGVFVKSSLAPIDYNKYEKYLI encoded by the coding sequence ATGCAATTTAATGATAATAATGAGATTATGGAAGCTATACAACAAAGAGCTATACTAGTAGGTTTAAGTACCGGAAGTAAAAAAGAAATAACAACGATTGAGAATTCTTTAAAAGAATTAGAAGAACTTGCAAATGCAGCAGGTGCAAAAGTACTACATAAAATGATACAGAATAAGCAAAAAATTGACACAACTTTTTATATTGGAAAGGGTAAGGTAGAAGAAATTAAAATCCTTTGTGATGAATTAGATGCCAATTTAGTTATATTTAATGATGAATTATCAGGTGCTCAAATTAGAAATTTAGAGGAAGCCATTCAAAGAACTATTATTGATAGAACCACTTTGATACTAGATATTTTTGCCCAAAGAGCACAATCAAAGGAAGGAAAATTACAGGTAGAATTAGCGCAACTTCGCTATAGATTACCAAGACTTATAGGACTTGGTAAGTCTTTATCAAGAACAGGGGCTGGAATTGGTACAAGAGGGCCAGGAGAGAAAAAGCTAGAACTCGATAGAAGACATATTTTAGATAGAATCAGTGATATAAAGGGTCAACTTGGAGAGATAAAGAAAAATAGAGAAGTTCAGAGAAAACAAAGGAAGAAAAATGAAATGCCTGTTGTAGCATTAGTGGGGTATACAAATGCGGGAAAATCCACACTGATGAATAAACTCATCACAATGACTGATTCCTCTGAAGAAAAGGAAGTATATGCAAAAGATATGTTGTTTGCTACATTAGATACTTCCCATAGAAAAATTATTTTGCCAAGCAAAGAAGAATTTATTTTGATTGACACAGTAGGATTTGTAAGTAAACTACCTCATTCATTGATCGAGGCTTTTAAAGCAACGCTAGAAGAAGTAGAGGAAGCAGATTTACTCTTACATATTGTAGATGCGACGAATCAAGATTATGAGATGCAGATGAAAGTTACAAAACAAGTGTTAGAGGAATTAAATGTAAAAGATAAGCCAATTATTCTTATATTCAATAAAATAGATAAGGTTGAGAATATATATATACCTTCTGGTGAAGATATCCTTCATTTATCAGCAGTAGAAGGAATAGGGGTAGAGGAGTTAGTATCTAAAGTTAAAGGAAAAATATTTTCTCATATGAAGAAGGTAGAACTACTTATACCTTATGATAGAGGAGATATTGTATCTTATTTATGTGATAAGACTAAAGTAGAGAAATGTGAATATAGAGAAGACGGTGTTTTTGTGAAAAGTAGTTTAGCACCTATTGATTACAATAAATATGAAAAATATTTGATTTAA
- a CDS encoding HEAT repeat domain-containing protein — translation MERGNDLSLSWESYDTTKDYIITYLLYQEGKSIELIAKIRNMNVERVKKQIILAKSEAISLKEQDKSMLEKMLEISKTERIKMISRMPSKDRKTLAREIYYGYNHIRNAEDKMILIWIIGELRIKELVHIVYKDIKHPHGNVRRMVCSAINKIGDPKGIDSLHKALLDSKPQVRQYAAKGLGKIGDEKSIIKMKRLLGNPNEKEYVKNAFYEAINHIERRLENS, via the coding sequence ATGGAAAGAGGGAATGACTTGAGTTTATCATGGGAAAGTTACGATACAACGAAAGATTATATCATAACCTATCTTCTATATCAGGAAGGAAAAAGTATTGAATTGATTGCTAAGATTAGAAACATGAATGTTGAACGAGTAAAAAAGCAGATAATATTGGCTAAATCAGAGGCTATTTCCCTAAAGGAACAAGACAAATCTATGTTGGAGAAAATGTTAGAGATTTCAAAAACAGAGAGGATTAAAATGATTTCACGTATGCCAAGTAAAGATAGAAAAACTTTGGCAAGAGAAATTTATTATGGATATAATCATATAAGAAATGCAGAAGATAAAATGATTCTGATTTGGATTATTGGTGAATTAAGGATAAAAGAATTGGTTCATATTGTTTATAAAGATATAAAGCATCCTCATGGAAATGTTAGGAGGATGGTATGTTCTGCCATTAATAAAATTGGTGATCCTAAGGGTATAGATTCTCTTCATAAAGCTTTACTAGATTCCAAACCTCAAGTAAGGCAGTATGCTGCAAAGGGATTAGGAAAAATAGGTGATGAAAAATCAATTATAAAGATGAAAAGACTTTTAGGAAATCCCAATGAAAAAGAATATGTAAAAAATGCATTTTATGAAGCAATCAATCATATTGAGAGGAGACTAGAAAATTCTTAA
- a CDS encoding DUF3189 family protein, protein MHIIYHCVGGCHSSCTAAAIHLNMLPTNHIPSKQDLLNIPFFDTLEKTDAGKIFYRGSDEFGNKIYTLGRQFVPHIVIPCLKDMWKILNQKEEELLLVNTLPCVNGLMRIGGFSSRRLKWVKFGRPIVAHGTLSAYKNIVKVVEETKKILH, encoded by the coding sequence GTGCACATTATCTATCACTGTGTAGGCGGTTGTCATTCGTCTTGTACTGCTGCTGCAATCCATTTAAACATGTTACCAACAAATCATATACCCAGCAAACAGGATTTACTAAATATCCCCTTTTTTGATACTTTAGAAAAAACAGACGCTGGCAAAATTTTTTATAGAGGTTCCGATGAATTTGGAAATAAAATATATACCCTTGGCAGACAATTTGTTCCCCATATTGTTATTCCATGTCTCAAAGATATGTGGAAAATATTAAATCAAAAAGAAGAAGAACTCTTATTGGTAAATACTTTACCTTGTGTAAATGGCCTTATGCGCATAGGTGGTTTTAGTTCTAGAAGATTGAAATGGGTTAAATTTGGAAGACCTATTGTAGCACACGGCACCTTATCAGCCTATAAAAACATTGTAAAAGTAGTAGAGGAGACAAAGAAAATTCTTCATTAA
- a CDS encoding NUDIX hydrolase: MLFRNCAGGVVFFDDKVLLLKNEKDQWVLPKGVIRNGSLSRDVALTRVKEETGVEADIISCVGETCYEFFSMSRQKPVCNEITWYLMRALEENYQLNEDLGFRDIGFYDIDVALNMITHNQDKSLVNLAYRKYKTMFVEEMMV, from the coding sequence GTGCTTTTTAGAAATTGCGCTGGCGGCGTAGTGTTCTTCGATGATAAGGTTTTGCTTTTAAAAAATGAAAAGGATCAATGGGTATTACCAAAAGGTGTAATTCGTAACGGGAGTCTCTCGAGAGATGTTGCTTTAACTCGTGTTAAGGAAGAAACGGGTGTTGAAGCTGACATTATCTCATGCGTGGGAGAAACTTGTTACGAATTTTTTTCTATGAGCAGACAAAAGCCAGTTTGCAATGAAATAACATGGTATTTAATGAGGGCATTAGAGGAAAACTATCAATTAAATGAGGATTTAGGTTTTAGAGATATTGGTTTTTATGATATTGACGTAGCATTAAATATGATTACACATAATCAAGATAAATCTTTAGTCAACCTTGCATATAGAAAATATAAAACCATGTTTGTTGAGGAAATGATGGTATAA
- a CDS encoding YigZ family protein, whose translation MIKRYKTIYGYAEVEHIIEKSRFIGYAKPVETEDEAAAFVEEIKLIHKNATHNVPAYIVGKKSEIQRYSDDKEPAGTAGVPILDMLKKEEIKNIAIVVTRYFGGIKLGTGGLVRAYTTAAKLALNEAKVIEKVLYDLIKIRIDYSMLGKVQNEILNDGYIIKDTVFDDAVNMYIYSPVDQREDIMKIINNITSAKAEISVQDTLYLDELEGIVMKESL comes from the coding sequence ATGATTAAAAGATATAAAACAATATATGGATATGCAGAGGTAGAACACATCATTGAAAAATCAAGATTTATTGGGTATGCAAAGCCTGTAGAAACAGAAGATGAGGCGGCAGCGTTTGTAGAAGAGATAAAATTAATACATAAAAATGCAACACATAACGTACCTGCCTATATAGTAGGAAAAAAAAGCGAGATACAAAGATATAGTGATGATAAAGAACCAGCTGGAACAGCAGGTGTACCTATTTTAGATATGCTCAAAAAAGAAGAAATTAAAAACATTGCTATTGTTGTTACAAGATATTTTGGAGGAATCAAGTTAGGAACAGGTGGTTTGGTTCGAGCATATACTACTGCAGCAAAACTAGCACTAAATGAAGCCAAGGTGATTGAAAAAGTTTTGTATGATTTGATAAAAATAAGAATAGATTATTCCATGCTTGGAAAAGTTCAAAATGAGATATTAAATGATGGATACATCATAAAAGATACAGTATTTGATGATGCTGTAAATATGTACATATATTCTCCTGTAGATCAAAGGGAAGATATTATGAAAATCATTAATAACATCACTAGTGCAAAAGCTGAAATATCTGTCCAAGATACATTGTACCTTGATGAATTAGAGGGTATAGTCATGAAGGAGTCATTATAA
- a CDS encoding sulfite exporter TauE/SafE family protein, producing the protein MLIVIGLLSGIIGGMGIGGGTILIPALIMFTTLTQQQAQGINLLAFIPVASIALITHIKNKNVETSISLPLIILGILGSILGSFLAVNLSSDLLRKFFGIFLFFMGIYEFFYKDKSHTK; encoded by the coding sequence ATGTTAATCGTCATAGGCCTTTTATCAGGTATCATTGGTGGAATGGGAATTGGAGGTGGCACCATTTTAATCCCAGCCCTTATTATGTTTACCACCCTTACACAACAACAGGCTCAAGGTATAAACTTACTAGCTTTTATACCAGTAGCATCCATTGCCCTTATTACCCATATAAAAAACAAAAATGTTGAAACCTCTATCAGCCTCCCCTTAATCATTCTAGGTATTCTAGGATCTATTTTAGGTTCTTTTCTTGCTGTAAATCTTTCATCAGACCTTCTCAGAAAGTTTTTTGGTATTTTTCTATTCTTTATGGGAATCTATGAATTTTTCTATAAAGATAAAAGTCATACTAAATAG
- a CDS encoding sulfite exporter TauE/SafE family protein: MKIKIFSLKFILLGFMAGLVNGLLGSGGGTLLVPGMSFLLGLEEHKSHATAISIILPLALISSLIYIKHGIIVWNITLKIMLGGMVGGYIGAKLLSKLPSYLLRKIFAIFMIIAAIRMVF; this comes from the coding sequence ATGAAAATAAAAATATTTAGTTTAAAATTTATCTTATTAGGATTTATGGCAGGTTTAGTTAATGGTTTATTAGGATCTGGAGGAGGAACCTTATTAGTTCCTGGAATGTCTTTTTTACTAGGGCTTGAAGAACACAAATCACATGCTACAGCTATATCCATAATCCTTCCCCTTGCCCTTATAAGCTCACTGATCTATATAAAGCACGGCATCATTGTTTGGAATATCACATTAAAAATTATGTTAGGTGGCATGGTAGGAGGCTACATAGGTGCAAAACTCCTATCAAAACTCCCTTCCTATCTACTTAGGAAAATTTTTGCGATTTTTATGATTATTGCTGCCATAAGGATGGTGTTTTAA
- the cysK gene encoding cysteine synthase A, with the protein MRVVNNITELIGNTPMIKLNKLVGKDDAEVYLKLEFFNPGSSVKDRIALNMIEAAEKEGKLKKDAVIVEPTSGNTGIGLAMIGAAKGYKVMLVMPETMSIERRKLLKAFGAEVVLTDGAKGMKGAIDKANEIVKSNPSYFMPQQFENPANPEAHRNTTALEILKQMNNEFDMLIAGVGTGGTITGIGEGIKKEIKDVKVVAIEPKNSSVLSGNKPGSHKIQGIGAGFIPKTLNTDIIDEIIQIEDEDAMKTARKVPVEEGILVGISSGAAIFGAIQKAKELGKGKKIVVIIPSYGERYLSTPLFDFE; encoded by the coding sequence ATGAGAGTTGTAAATAATATTACAGAATTAATAGGAAATACGCCAATGATCAAATTAAATAAGTTAGTTGGAAAAGATGATGCTGAAGTCTATCTTAAACTAGAATTTTTTAATCCAGGAAGCAGTGTGAAAGATCGAATTGCTTTAAATATGATTGAAGCAGCGGAGAAGGAAGGAAAATTAAAAAAGGATGCAGTCATTGTAGAACCTACTAGTGGAAATACTGGGATAGGACTTGCTATGATTGGTGCTGCAAAGGGATATAAAGTAATGCTTGTTATGCCAGAGACCATGAGTATAGAGCGAAGAAAATTACTAAAAGCCTTTGGAGCTGAAGTAGTACTTACAGATGGGGCAAAGGGAATGAAGGGAGCAATTGACAAGGCAAATGAAATCGTAAAGAGCAATCCATCCTATTTTATGCCTCAGCAATTTGAAAACCCAGCAAATCCAGAAGCACATAGAAATACTACTGCTTTAGAAATTTTAAAACAAATGAATAATGAGTTTGATATGCTCATTGCTGGAGTAGGGACAGGAGGAACCATTACTGGAATTGGAGAAGGAATTAAGAAAGAAATAAAAGATGTAAAAGTGGTAGCTATTGAACCAAAAAATTCTTCAGTACTTTCAGGAAATAAACCAGGATCTCATAAAATTCAAGGTATTGGAGCAGGTTTTATTCCTAAAACCCTTAATACAGATATTATTGATGAAATTATTCAAATAGAAGATGAAGATGCAATGAAAACTGCAAGGAAAGTCCCTGTTGAAGAAGGAATTTTAGTTGGAATTTCTTCAGGAGCAGCTATCTTTGGAGCCATACAAAAGGCCAAAGAATTAGGAAAAGGAAAGAAAATTGTTGTGATTATACCAAGTTATGGTGAAAGATATTTGAGTACTCCATTGTTTGATTTTGAATAA